Below is a genomic region from Neomonachus schauinslandi chromosome 2, ASM220157v2, whole genome shotgun sequence.
ccccccattttGCTAGGGATTCTCTTTTAAGGGTTATGCGTATAGCTACAGACCTAATTTTATATTGGATTAAAATTTTTATCCTCTTTTCACACTTACAAGTTTCTCTgatttttacttgtttctttgtgGGATTGCCCTTCCACCTGTGCCTCCAACTACATCCTTTCTTTCACTCTAAGGAATTATGTGAATTGTGTGTGCTGTTATGTTTGAAGGATGGTaaaacttttatctttatttttagaaaaaatgtagAAGACTTCACTGGACCTAGAGAAAGAAGTGATCTGGGATTCATTACATTTGATATAACTGCTGATATCCTTtaagaaaatactttattgctttCTCTGTAGTGGTATAATGATAGACATGTTGTTTAGTGATTTGGGGCAGGGGCAGTGAGTCTGATTTTCCCCTGAATCAACCAAACTTTAGAAGTTTCTATACCTATGTTTTCATGGGTAAAATAGTCTTAATACCTCCTCATTCACACcttgagaaaatttatttatggatttttcagttattttctgaaccaactttaaatttttcacagaaacGTTAAATAGATTGAAAGCTTTAAGAGAGTTTGAATCtatatttcaggaagaaaaaaataaaatcaggtcaTTTggattatagaaagaaaaatgttaccaGTGCTCAGCCTTCCTAGATCAAATATTTCATGTACAATCCCAagtaatatatctatattttatgaTAGCAGAGAGAAACATATGTTAAAAAAGTGAATTGGCATCTGTTAAGGTGTAGAAGGTCATTATCAGAATGATTATTGGTAAACCATACTAGAATTTTGCCATCATAGTTTTTTTATAAGTACTTTTATAATAAGAGTCAGAgaaatcttaacatttaaaagaggtgctttaaaatggggatgatttactattttctctttatcttgagTTTCCACCGTTTGATAACTCTGTCCATTTTGGCCAATTTAATCTTCTTTTAGGGTCTTAGATTAATGTCTTGGCAGCGTTGTTCCCTGCCATGTCTAGTCTGATCACACCTGCCTTTTTAAGACCTCAGGATTAAAATTGGCGGTGGTGATTGCAGTGTCGGAACTTCTGGAAAGCAGCTATCCAGAGCAGTTGAAGCAGATGACGAACCCGGGGAGTTTACCTGATACGGCTCTTTAGGGCCATGGAATTACTTTAACttgattttttagaaataaagtgtTGGGTTTAGAAGTAGAATAGAAATTAGTTCTCTAGGTACTTTTTTAGGAAATAGAGTGTAACTGTCAGAAGAGTCCTGTGGGAAACTTGGTATGTCTGCTTTTAAGTCTTCGTGTCGTTTTAAAACAATCTAGTAAGAGGGAGTTTGGATCTCTTATGGAAGTAGTAACGTTATCTGGAGAATTATAGTGAAATTTCCTGACATCTCAACtactgtatttatatttctcaATCTCATCATTTATAGTTTAGTCGGATTTTGTAATGCTGCTGCTAAAACTTGAAATGGGGCCTGTTTTTATAAAGAGCTCTCATAGACTTCTCAATTCTACAACAGTGATTCTTAGTAGATACTCATCTCTAAAAGCAGAATATAATGACCATGTTGCTATCAGTATATGTAAATGCGTGTAATAAAATGACTTAGCCATTTACatgtaatatttaataaaatccaaacacTTAACTCAGTTCATTTTGCAGTGACATGGGTCTTGTAATTAAtccttgtgaatttttttttcactctggtAAGCTGATGAAATCAAATTGATGTTCAGCTGCATATTCTTACCAAAGCACTTCGTGGACTGAGACATTTTGATCTCTACTGGCATGTGTCCAAAAGCAGTGTGAACAATTTATTATACTTGGTTTAATTACATGAGCTGGTTCATGTTTGCCTATCAGTAAATGTAAATTGTGATGATTGGTTATACTTTAGAACTTCCATGGAATTGAATGTGCTTGAAAgattaaatcctctttcttttagACCTTTAATGTTACAGAAAGCTAAATTTTGTATTgctgttattttcttattaaatcaTGGTTAGTGACACAGGGGATGATGCTAAGAATCTcactgatgtttttttttttattttgaaatgagctGGATTTTATAACGTAtttgtcttttatatatttttattaaattagtgTCTCAGTATGTTTCTGGgccacctctctcttttttttttttttttcttttttagtatcgGTATTGCTGTGGATAATTAAGAATAAGATTGGTTTAAAAGTTGTATGCTGCTTTATGATTTATATATTCCTTAATTAGTTTACATCTAGAGAATATATTTGATTGGAATGTTAAGCAGTTGTTTCTTTATTTATCAGCAGAATATTcaacaaaaaataatgtaagtatatatagataaatagatatattttaatagaCCTTTAAAATCTCATTCTTTATGAAAGGGTATAAATCTTGTATATTCAAAATATCTGACGTGAGTAGTTTGGATAAAAATCACAAGCCTCCGGAGAGGTGATTACTAAGAAAACATCTCCTTTGATTGGtagcctcttttttttgtttgtttctgtagcCCTCTAGTATTGTGGTCCCCAGAATGGGGTGCATGCAGGGTAATCCATaggtatataaagaaaatcattagGAGTTACTATTTCTTCTCTTAGAGAGCTAGTGAGAGTTGCCAGTTTTTCAGTTTGTTAGCTTTTTACTTGATGTTAAGATGGAGTGGCAGCTTCCAAGCTCCTGACATGTCATACTGAAAACGAGAGGGCTAGCTATATATTTCggtgtttaaaataaaagggaaagaagttaAACTTTATGAGTACTTGCAATATGGACTGATGTTGATACCCTCAGTCCCATAGTCAGATGGTCTCATGTCTCGGACAACGTGCAGGTTCTCTGGGTTAAGAGGAGGAATTCTGCACGGCACAAGGTTGACCATTctgcatgcatttattcattcaagttCAGCATTTTGCAAAGTTGTGCAGGGTAATTCAGTTCAGTGGGTGATGTTACCTAGTTTTAAATAAACGAATCCTCACAAAATGGAAAAAACGGCTTACAAAGATTCCTGCAAAGAAATGACACATTGAAAATAATGCGAATGGTTCAATCACGTGTAAGCAGCAGGAGGGCAGCGGAGCCGAGGTGTGTGCCCTCCACAGCTGCTCAGCCACAGTAAGGGATTGGAGAAAGGAAGATCTAAGAAAAAGTTGGCTGAGAAAATGCAACATTGGTCAAGAGTagtatttgaaatgcaaatttacATTCACTGTCAGTGATGATATATCATCTAATGACAATAGTAATGTGTACTACGCACATAATTTATAAATAGAAGTGCGTATTTTGGGGTTTGTGCTCAGAAATCTTTGGAGACCATTTCCAGTGATAAGATCAGAAATGCTGTTGTTGAATTATGAGTCTACTAAGAAATGGGGATGTGGAGTTGCTGCATGGGAGTGGGATTCTTTAAACTAAAGTAGTCCTTCCACAGCTTTGATTGGAGAAAAGATGGCAAGGTATTTGGATCAGCAAATCTGTGACCTGTGTTTACCCGTATATGTAATCAAAAACTGGAAAGATAACAAATTTTTGAATCCtgtcagattattttaaaatccacctaaatatttgtatttttcttttgatgtgaGCTGTTTTGATAGTCTTACTAAACCATATATCTACAATTAACATCTCCATCTGTTGAGAAGTACTTTCCTTTGCTTTGGAGTTGTATGGGATTCACAAATTTTAGGACTTAAAAGTAGTCTTTTTAATCATAAACTAGAGTTTATCagaaattttgtaattaaaagcTACTAAACTGTTagattaaaacacttaaaattatgaatttgtcATTGAAATTTATTGGTCCAGTCTGATTGAGAGCTTTTGTTGCAGATGAGAGTAAGGATTTGAGATACTTAGGTAGAATGTCACTAAAACAGAAATCCCCTGAAAGTGTTAAGTGAATGAGTgtgataaatgaattaaaataggaAGGTGAAATCCATGgaattaaaatgtgtttctgtgttgtttttaCTTAAAGTCACCCTCATGTTTGTTATCAGCATGGTCTAGAGGTAACTTGTAGATAGAGATGAGCCTACTTCTGTATTTTATTGGAACTCTATTCACTTTCAAGGGATGAAAAATTAATCAGCTTTATCTGTTGATTGGCTTGATTGTTAACTGGAATTTTTAGTACTTcaattcattttacatttattttgagcGTGTCTTTTATGCCAAATATTTTGTTAGGCACTGGGATTATTGGGTTGAGTAAGTTTCGATCCCTGTCCTTGAGAATCAACAAAATGTTAGAAAGAACATAGAGAAAAAGCTATTCTGAAGGTAAGAGTAATGACTGTATACACAGATACCATTCTACAAGTCTCAGcaaattattcaaattaatatGTCACCTTCTTGGCAACAGGTATAcctaaattttattcataattctgGTTTACCCCAGTGTGACTAGTAAGTTAATACAACTTGGAACTTGACAGATCATTGCTtcggtgaatgaataaatgtacatAAAAAGTCATTTTACTTTGGCATATCTTAGATTCTATGTTCTTCCCTCTTGATGTTTCTGTTTAATGTTAGAAAGAGGCTTTATGGTGAAGATTTGAACCTTCGTAGAAATAACGTTCACGTTTCTTTTCAGCAAATGTAGTCACCACACGCTGAGCAACTGGCCTCAGGGTAGTAATAATGGATGATAGCTTAATAAGAACAGATTTATTAGGATTAATAGTGGTCacaaatgtgttttctctccattttatgcCCCTCATTTTCCAAACGGAACTTGTTTTTGATATGTCAAAATAGCGGAGTAAAAGAATTGACTTCTAGAATGTTCCATAATAAAACAATGATGCAATGTAAcgtaaaggaaaaatatttagaaggctTCATGTCTTTAGTGATTCCTTGATAATTTAAAGGCCTTGGAGATACATAAATATTCATGACCTCATCTGGCGGCAGAGACCTGTATCAGCAGCGTGATGGAACAGGAATGGTTGTCTCAGTTTCTCTGACACTATGCAGAAGGTCTCAGAAGTTTTACAGAGAATTTAGGagaatgctttctttccttctggggaTTGTAATCCCTTCTGTTTCTCCAAGGGCCTCACTCTGGAGTGCACATGGGTCTAAAACCTTGTAGTAACCTTTGAGGGCCCTAAGTAATACAGTTGCTTTAGCAAAAGCAATGATTTCCTTTAGGGAAATAATCTTTTGTCCCAGAAAAGTTCAACTTCTTGTATCTATCCACTTGTTATTATTTTGTATGCTTGTATTTTAGCAGTTCCctcaaaatttatattcattaatgTAAATTAAACTATTTGCCTAGCACTGCTTTTAATTTAAGTGACAAAGATACAATTTCTGATGAGTTAtctaattaattttcattttaatataggCTCTGAACCAGGTTGTCCTTTGGGACAAGATTGTTCTGCGAGGTGATAATCCAAAGCTgctgttgaaagatatgaaaacaaaatattttttctttgacgATGGAAATGGCCTCAAGTGAGCAATTCTTTgtcattctttgtattttttgttttaaagaaagtgATTAGAGGGTAAAAAGGGGTAagttgagagagaagaaatacagATCTGACCTGGAAAGATTGGGTAGAAACAGTGCCGGAGACACCGGTCTAAGATGAGCGCTCCATTCTCTCGCAGTAAGTGAAATGGCCCGGTCCCACTGAGAAAGGCCTTTAGCTGCTTCCACTGTGACGTATGCAGGGGGCCTGGGCTTGCCCACCTGGAGGGAGGACTGCCATTGGCAAGGGGCTCGTTCTGGAATGGGAGTAGTAGTCAGGGGGCCCTTTGGGAGGAAAGAGCGCGTCTGTGTAGGAGTGGATGCTGAGGATTCCAGCTGTGCGTAACTTCTCTGAATCCCCGTTTCCTTTCATGCACAGTGAAGGACTTAGAATAACTGGGATTTTGGGTCATTGTAGCTCCTAAGCTCTGTGAGTAAACACTGGAAAGGAACTTAGGGGAGAGCTGTTGTAACCAAACCTCTggttttgcagatgaaaaattgGCGGCCATGAGAGAGGATTTGTTCACGGTCTAGATAATGAGAGAATTCGATTTCCAGATAGCTAGCTCAGATCTCTTTCtgtattctctctctgttttaCTCACTTAAGCTTTTTGGCCCATAGCTCTAATAACTGTCACTGTGAGTGAGTTCAGATAGGTCATTATGGGATGCCTGGATTACAAAAGACTTGAGAGGACTTCTATTGGTAGATTAGGATTCCGGTTACAAATAGCTGGTTATGAAGTATTTGAACCCCGGTGCTTgagttaaaatgtttttattgaactaaaaatgttttctcctgaCATCTAATAAACATGTTTATTCTGTCTTTTTATAGGGGAAACAGGAATGTCACTTTAACCCTATCTTGGAACGTTGTACCAAATGCTGGAATTCTACCTCTTGTGACAGGATCAGGTCACGTATCTGTCCCATTTCCAGATACATATGAAATAACGAAGAGTTATTAAATTATTCTGAATTTGaaacaacatatttttatacttaatgaATCATATCTCGTTTTTCTCTTCCCTTGCATCTTCATTTGGttggtacttttcttttttggggggggtggtatAAGAACTAATATCAAAGGCGTATTTGAAGGGAAAGGTTAATATGCTACTTAATTTTAcaagcaaaacacacacaaaaaaggccGCCAGAGTggagtattataaaaataagacaactaCATAATAAAGATTTGTAAAAAATTTATGAGGTATTCCCTATATGTCCATTATTCCTTATGGAATATACAGTGAGCATGAAGAGTGGTTAAAACTTTTAGGTGCCTGTGGAGTTATAAGAACTGTATTTTAGGCCTTGCATTCATGCAAGTTCACATTGGGTGTGATTCAGAAGTGGACATTCTCTTTTTGGGTATCTCTCAttactggaaaaattaaaatggttatTTGTAAGACATCTGGTTTACAAAATAGCCAAAAGTGATggaattttattccatttgtctTGGGAATGCCCCATTATGCTTGTTTTTCTTACAGGTGACTAGCAACTTTCTCCACTTAAAGACTAAATACCTCTTTATATGCTACAAAtcattttaactcattttaaagTCTATTAAGTCAACCAAATACGTGTGTCTCAGTGCTTTCTCTAAAAATGTTCCTTTGTATTATATCTTTGTGTGAATTTTTAGCATTGCCATTGAAAGTTGAAAATGTTTGCATGGTTTACCTTCTGAGTTATGTTTGTTCTCGTGAGCATGCCTAGTACCACTGAGtggtaattatttaaaattttctgtaggtccacattttaataattattgggTAATAGTAATCTTACTTGGTGCGCTTTTCCACCTAAAAGCACTCTCCTATATTTTACTCTGTGTTACCTCCCGATAATCTAATGAGGTAAGTAGTACAAATGTTAGctctttacagatgaagaaactgaaacctgGAAATTTATTGAATTGTTTTGAGGTTGCATAGCTAGCAAGGAAGGGAGTTAAAACTTCACTCAGATTCTCtgcttatcctttctcttgtagCTCAGATTACAGACTAAACAAAATTTACTTacaattttcattctgttttatgttgCCCTGGACACCCTCAAGCTGCCAACAACTTATGTAGAGATAAtatctcatttccttctctgcatACATTAATTTTACATATGTTAATAAAGTAAGAGAATCCAGATGTATGTAGAAATGACTTAGAGATTAAATGCAGAATAATACATGGTTGAATATATGATCAAATTTAACGTGATTTTTTTCTACACTGAGCAAATAAACATTCTCAAGGAAGCAACTACAAATCAATTACCCTTAAAAGTAAGACCAAACACTCTAGTTACACTATCAGCAGTAACCAAAAAGGGCTAATGTTTTCCAAGAATAGGTTTAAGCTAACAGTTGTTGTATTTACCTCATCGGAAATAC
It encodes:
- the SPCS3 gene encoding signal peptidase complex subunit 3 → MNTVLSRANSLFAFSLSVMAALTFGCFITTAFKDRSVPVRLHVSRIMLKNVEDFTGPRERSDLGFITFDITADLENIFDWNVKQLFLYLSAEYSTKNNALNQVVLWDKIVLRGDNPKLLLKDMKTKYFFFDDGNGLKGNRNVTLTLSWNVVPNAGILPLVTGSGHVSVPFPDTYEITKSY